A section of the Deinococcus gobiensis I-0 genome encodes:
- a CDS encoding anti-sigma factor domain-containing protein: MTHPTELLPGYVLSDLNPLELEAVETHLLGCPNCRTEVAHLRDALFSLADALPPAAPPPQTWARIEARRTTPLPSSPHHSGFNRKVWLGIAAAVALLTLGGLTSRSVLLSQETAQQTLQRWEAQGATQRQLTTRSGKDFGTLLVRPDGQALILLDRPAPAGQVYQAWGRQASGPRAGVPVSLGLTGGAALQVTWTGFDSVGISVEPTGGSAAPTQPLGRVDLRG; encoded by the coding sequence ATGACCCATCCCACTGAACTGCTGCCTGGATACGTCCTCAGTGATTTGAACCCTCTGGAGTTGGAGGCAGTCGAAACGCATCTGCTGGGCTGCCCAAACTGCCGGACTGAAGTCGCACACCTACGGGATGCACTGTTCTCCCTGGCGGACGCCCTGCCCCCCGCCGCACCACCCCCACAGACCTGGGCCCGTATCGAGGCGCGGCGCACCACTCCACTGCCTTCTTCCCCACACCATTCAGGCTTCAACCGGAAAGTCTGGCTCGGCATCGCTGCGGCTGTCGCTCTGTTGACTTTGGGCGGCCTCACCTCCCGGTCCGTACTGTTATCCCAGGAAACAGCACAGCAGACGCTTCAGCGCTGGGAAGCCCAAGGCGCCACCCAACGGCAACTGACCACACGTAGTGGAAAAGATTTTGGCACACTGCTGGTTCGTCCGGACGGGCAAGCCCTCATCCTGCTGGACCGTCCAGCACCCGCAGGGCAGGTCTACCAGGCTTGGGGACGTCAGGCCAGCGGACCCCGCGCTGGTGTACCCGTCAGCCTGGGCCTCACGGGCGGGGCGGCGCTTCAGGTCACGTGGACAGGCTTCGACTCTGTCGGAATCAGCGTGGAGCCGACCGGGGGAAGTGCAGCGCCCACCCAGCCGCTGGGCCGCGTGGACCTTAGGGGATAG
- a CDS encoding RNA polymerase sigma factor — protein MPRTDAQVSLTPHPHHYLIVRLQQEHPDALRALYDEFSALTYRVCLRMLSSPEDAEEAVQDTFLRLDAQARRYDPARGTVQTFVLTIAHHLCLERLRARRARPQARDGKSDDPPFDLVAPPPIRDPLDQALVEAALRSLPETDRLLLEGMFFDGYTHAELTARTGLPLGTVKSRLRRALLKLKDRMTP, from the coding sequence ATGCCACGTACTGACGCGCAAGTTTCACTGACCCCTCATCCCCATCATTATCTCATCGTGCGGCTCCAGCAAGAACATCCAGACGCCCTTCGGGCGCTGTATGACGAATTCTCTGCCCTGACCTACCGGGTCTGCCTGCGGATGCTTTCCTCTCCCGAAGATGCTGAGGAAGCCGTACAGGATACGTTCCTTCGTCTGGACGCTCAAGCCAGGCGTTATGACCCGGCGCGCGGCACCGTACAGACCTTCGTTCTGACCATCGCCCACCACCTCTGTCTTGAACGTCTGCGCGCCCGCCGTGCCCGGCCCCAGGCCAGAGACGGTAAATCCGACGATCCTCCCTTCGACCTCGTTGCGCCACCACCCATCCGCGATCCTTTGGATCAGGCGCTGGTCGAAGCCGCGTTGCGCTCGCTCCCAGAGACCGACCGTCTCCTGCTCGAGGGCATGTTCTTCGATGGCTATACCCATGCTGAACTGACCGCCCGTACTGGGCTTCCCCTGGGCACCGTCAAAAGCCGCCTGCGCCGAGCACTGCTCAAACTCAAGGACCGGATGACGCCATGA
- a CDS encoding HoxN/HupN/NixA family nickel/cobalt transporter: MTHPPTHLTSTVPFGPPLTIRQSARQGLPYLLVVLGLHILVVLGLHILALLLWIPAALHSPLLWGVGLTAYLFGLRHAWDADHIAVIDNTVRKLLMLKRSAYGVGLFFSLGHSSVVFLMAVVAAVIGKALLGAQDGIGVFGGWVGPFVAGAYLLTVAIVNLSGIARMLREGPHAHTHSGLLARFIAPLTALVSRQWQVLPLGFLMGLGFDTASEIALLALSGAAAQQGLGWAAIVALPLLFAAGMTLLDTLDGVAMTHAYGWALHDPRKKKAYNLLVTGLSGAIALVIGVVTLSQWAGEHFPVAARGLAAFQDVDVSPLGFWLAGATLVLFVLASLRYNARRPHS; encoded by the coding sequence ATGACTCACCCCCCTACTCACCTGACATCAACGGTCCCGTTTGGTCCTCCGCTGACCATTCGCCAGAGCGCCCGCCAAGGCTTGCCTTACCTCCTGGTGGTGCTCGGCCTCCACATCCTGGTGGTGCTCGGCCTCCACATCCTGGCGCTCCTCCTTTGGATTCCCGCTGCGCTGCACTCGCCACTCCTCTGGGGCGTCGGTCTTACGGCCTACCTCTTCGGTCTGCGCCATGCCTGGGACGCCGATCACATTGCCGTGATCGACAACACGGTCCGCAAGCTCCTAATGCTGAAACGCTCAGCCTACGGCGTCGGTCTGTTTTTCAGCCTGGGGCATTCATCCGTCGTCTTCCTGATGGCCGTTGTCGCTGCCGTGATCGGCAAAGCGCTGCTGGGTGCTCAGGACGGTATCGGCGTCTTCGGCGGCTGGGTCGGCCCGTTCGTAGCGGGTGCATACCTGCTGACCGTTGCCATCGTGAATCTCTCTGGCATCGCCCGAATGCTGCGCGAGGGGCCGCACGCCCATACGCACAGCGGCCTCCTCGCCCGCTTCATCGCACCCTTAACCGCATTGGTATCGCGGCAATGGCAAGTCCTCCCTCTGGGCTTCCTCATGGGGTTGGGTTTCGACACGGCCTCTGAGATCGCGCTGCTGGCTTTGTCCGGAGCAGCAGCGCAACAAGGTCTAGGTTGGGCGGCCATCGTGGCCCTGCCTCTCCTGTTCGCAGCAGGGATGACCTTGCTGGACACGCTGGATGGTGTCGCCATGACCCATGCGTATGGCTGGGCTCTCCATGATCCCCGCAAAAAGAAGGCCTACAACCTTCTGGTCACGGGCCTGTCGGGTGCCATCGCACTGGTGATTGGCGTGGTGACCCTCTCGCAGTGGGCGGGCGAGCATTTCCCCGTGGCCGCCCGTGGGCTGGCAGCATTCCAAGATGTGGACGTCTCGCCACTGGGCTTCTGGCTGGCTGGCGCGACACTCGTGCTTTTCGTGTTGGCGAGTCTGCGCTACAACGCACGACGACCCCACTCTTGA
- a CDS encoding globin domain-containing protein, translating into MLLTDIERAHIRRTWRLVEQAALLETATKIFYDDLFATHPEYRDQFPKDLSGQITKLAKTLDFAVKSLDWDSGDWQGGAVERNSDLFYILTAMGRRHQRLYRVTNDQYGPVGASLLTALDLGLGQAFTPEVKTAWTKLYGLIAQTMQLGAVMRTPEDRAKAIQGATS; encoded by the coding sequence ATGCTGCTGACCGACATCGAAAGAGCTCATATCCGCCGGACCTGGCGCCTGGTCGAACAGGCCGCCTTACTGGAAACCGCCACAAAAATCTTCTACGACGATCTCTTCGCGACGCATCCCGAGTACCGTGACCAGTTTCCCAAGGACCTGTCCGGCCAGATCACCAAGCTCGCCAAGACCCTCGACTTCGCCGTCAAGTCCCTGGATTGGGACAGTGGCGACTGGCAGGGCGGCGCAGTCGAGCGGAACAGCGACCTCTTCTACATCCTCACCGCGATGGGTCGCCGTCATCAGCGTCTGTACCGCGTCACCAACGACCAGTACGGCCCCGTCGGCGCGAGCCTCCTGACCGCCCTCGATCTCGGCCTCGGTCAGGCCTTCACGCCCGAAGTCAAGACCGCCTGGACCAAGCTCTATGGTCTGATCGCCCAGACCATGCAACTTGGGGCGGTCATGCGCACGCCGGAAGACCGCGCCAAGGCGATACAAGGAGCCACTTCGTGA
- a CDS encoding DUF4388 domain-containing protein translates to MNPVKESILVADAGQTDLASLLQLIGGLSRNHYLAQALDVSGNVLGEIEVKGGMVLSARVQDLQGKEAVYALLSLSPHELEAFHVTDAPLPHEPIGFLQTLLLDGLRVQDELHQDPPALDADTPFKDWTLFDTATDQDTSPTTPPAGCPFSSDPAAAVAPKPPEDDLVHTATALRNEIYGKQPPYRAVPHPSPSATLRPTWVLLAFASLLALLWARKRS, encoded by the coding sequence GTGAACCCTGTCAAGGAATCGATTCTGGTCGCCGACGCTGGCCAGACGGATCTGGCCAGCCTCCTCCAGCTCATCGGCGGGCTCAGTCGCAACCACTACCTGGCCCAGGCGCTGGACGTGAGCGGCAACGTCCTCGGCGAGATCGAAGTGAAGGGTGGTATGGTCCTCAGCGCCCGCGTTCAGGACCTCCAGGGCAAGGAAGCCGTCTACGCACTCCTCAGCCTGAGTCCACATGAACTCGAAGCGTTCCACGTCACGGACGCGCCGCTGCCGCATGAGCCCATCGGCTTTCTCCAGACCCTCCTGCTGGACGGTCTGCGCGTTCAGGATGAGCTCCACCAGGACCCCCCGGCCCTCGATGCGGACACGCCGTTCAAGGACTGGACGCTGTTCGACACCGCCACGGACCAGGACACTTCACCGACCACGCCTCCCGCCGGATGCCCCTTCAGCAGCGATCCGGCAGCCGCTGTGGCTCCGAAGCCTCCGGAAGACGATCTGGTGCACACCGCCACCGCGCTGCGCAACGAGATCTACGGGAAGCAGCCCCCCTACCGCGCCGTACCGCACCCTTCTCCGTCGGCCACCTTGAGACCGACCTGGGTGCTGCTGGCCTTCGCCTCACTCCTGGCCCTGCTCTGGGCCCGGAAGCGTTCTTAG
- a CDS encoding ATP-binding protein — protein MTSSLPVPPTTITPRLGPGLLREIPRFFGGFSAALQELLQNSLRAGATVVNVHLVGSVLTVTDNGCGLHDPQVLLTAAESGWGKDVVEPAGLGALSILNPEFADHVTYRSHDWRFHLTPEAFAQGEVVPVEAAPSLSGFQVVLALKTVPKLRELLQDRRGYAPITVQFNGEVIPPLEPKGIPLLTPAGTLYLRRRMGGANDTVIWEHFALSAPLLAQRIRQAGFPLASALLKFLEFTLIIDPASGLRPKLPDRNALLDDEAFARAVQDIAAALEQHVEAVLATCIPQLGADRLTEADIDGAQGYGPDVLAAFLRLQGYVPTVLSHPGEIRAYLGEDPDDDSFSGWTHDWIKPELGVVYTPFSGEAAALNFLRTQGYPVPYGTTEHREAVPAVQVQGIRMFREVDTWSGERPLLGLAQTLTLGGQPVPFAVQVNEGEDLVPGEGDRTYALVLSGTPEAAEVYLRANLEALGGLLLLGLRDTQELRDTELREEAGSLYAKEVGNIILHDFIQAFFPERAAAQVQAATLAQVSGDLAAAARHLKRACEGRPGLAEVTGVFQAQLDAERTLVQQEHQTLIDTHQLH, from the coding sequence ATGACATCCAGTCTTCCTGTCCCGCCCACGACCATCACGCCTCGCCTCGGACCTGGCCTGCTCCGGGAAATTCCCCGGTTCTTCGGCGGCTTCTCCGCTGCCCTCCAGGAACTCCTGCAAAACAGCCTGCGCGCCGGAGCGACCGTGGTGAACGTCCACCTCGTCGGCTCCGTCCTCACGGTCACCGACAACGGCTGCGGTCTGCACGATCCCCAGGTCCTCCTGACCGCGGCCGAGAGCGGGTGGGGGAAAGACGTCGTCGAGCCTGCCGGCCTGGGGGCCCTCTCCATCCTCAACCCGGAATTCGCAGACCACGTGACCTACCGGTCGCACGACTGGCGCTTCCACCTCACGCCCGAGGCCTTCGCCCAGGGCGAGGTCGTTCCCGTCGAAGCGGCCCCATCCCTCTCCGGGTTTCAGGTCGTCCTTGCCCTGAAGACAGTCCCCAAGCTCCGCGAGCTCCTGCAGGACCGACGGGGATATGCCCCGATCACTGTCCAATTCAACGGCGAGGTCATCCCGCCGCTGGAACCCAAAGGCATACCCCTCCTCACACCTGCCGGCACGCTCTATCTCCGCCGGAGGATGGGTGGTGCGAATGACACCGTCATCTGGGAGCACTTCGCCCTCTCAGCACCGTTGCTCGCTCAGCGCATCCGTCAGGCCGGTTTTCCCCTCGCGAGCGCCCTTCTCAAGTTCCTCGAGTTCACCCTGATCATCGACCCCGCGAGCGGCCTGCGTCCGAAGCTGCCAGACCGCAATGCCCTGCTCGACGACGAGGCCTTCGCCCGCGCCGTTCAGGACATCGCCGCCGCCTTGGAGCAGCACGTCGAGGCTGTGCTCGCCACGTGCATTCCGCAGCTGGGCGCTGACCGACTTACCGAAGCGGACATCGACGGGGCCCAGGGCTACGGCCCGGACGTGCTCGCTGCCTTCCTGCGGCTCCAGGGCTATGTGCCGACGGTCCTCAGCCACCCCGGCGAGATCCGGGCCTATCTCGGTGAGGACCCGGATGACGACAGCTTCAGCGGTTGGACCCATGACTGGATCAAACCCGAATTAGGCGTCGTGTATACGCCCTTCTCTGGTGAGGCTGCCGCCCTCAACTTCCTGCGCACCCAGGGCTACCCCGTACCCTACGGCACCACCGAGCACCGGGAGGCCGTCCCTGCCGTACAGGTCCAGGGTATCCGCATGTTCCGGGAAGTCGACACGTGGTCTGGAGAGCGCCCCCTTCTGGGCCTCGCGCAGACCCTGACCCTGGGAGGCCAGCCGGTGCCCTTCGCGGTCCAGGTCAATGAAGGGGAGGACCTCGTGCCGGGTGAGGGCGACCGGACCTATGCCCTGGTGCTGAGTGGCACGCCCGAGGCGGCGGAGGTCTATCTGCGTGCGAACCTGGAAGCCCTGGGTGGCCTGCTGCTGCTGGGCCTGCGCGACACCCAGGAATTGCGCGATACCGAGTTGCGCGAGGAGGCCGGTTCGCTCTACGCCAAGGAGGTCGGGAACATCATCCTGCACGACTTTATCCAGGCGTTTTTCCCGGAGCGGGCCGCTGCACAGGTGCAAGCCGCAACTCTCGCGCAGGTGTCGGGTGATCTGGCTGCTGCGGCGAGACACCTCAAGAGGGCCTGCGAGGGTCGACCGGGACTGGCCGAGGTGACCGGGGTCTTCCAAGCCCAACTGGACGCCGAACGAACCCTGGTACAGCAGGAGCATCAGACGCTGATCGACACGCACCAGTTGCACTGA
- a CDS encoding single-stranded DNA-binding protein: MLLLRLRTDLGADVTVEVPSPDKLLEVQAYYGARGWTSGEVPSGGYQFPYDNEVDFNWALIGARKFTNSEGEEMIMHRGHAYRRRELEAVDSRKLKLPAAIKYSRGAKNTDPPHVREKADAEFEYVSLAMFRGGKRQERYAKKSAPNAQIQPNAAD; encoded by the coding sequence ATGCTGCTTCTCAGACTCAGAACCGACCTCGGCGCAGACGTCACCGTCGAGGTCCCCAGCCCCGACAAGCTCCTCGAAGTGCAGGCCTACTACGGCGCGCGCGGCTGGACCAGTGGTGAAGTCCCCAGCGGGGGCTACCAGTTCCCGTACGACAACGAGGTGGACTTCAACTGGGCGCTCATCGGGGCCAGGAAGTTCACCAACAGCGAGGGTGAGGAGATGATCATGCACCGGGGGCACGCCTACCGCCGCCGCGAACTGGAGGCCGTGGACAGCCGCAAACTCAAGCTGCCTGCCGCCATCAAGTACAGCCGGGGCGCCAAGAACACCGACCCGCCCCATGTGCGGGAGAAGGCCGATGCCGAGTTCGAGTACGTCTCCCTGGCGATGTTCCGGGGCGGTAAGCGCCAGGAACGCTATGCCAAGAAGTCAGCTCCCAACGCCCAGATCCAGCCTAACGCCGCCGACTGA